In Phreatobacter cathodiphilus, the genomic window CCCGGCCCGCGATGTCATAATCGTTGCACAGGTCGAACAGATCGGCAATCATGTAATAAAACACACATGAGGCTGTCATGACGGACCGGCGGGATTTCGACGCGCTGATCGAGCGGGCCAAGGCGGCGGTTCGGGCCGACGCGCCGCGGACCACCGAGCTGCTGCGACGGCTCGTGCGCATTCCCTCCGTGAACCCGAAGTTTCTGGCGGACCCTGCCCTCAACCGCGAGGCCGACGTGCAGGACCTGATCGAAGCGGAGCTGACCGCGACGGGTTTTGCGACCTCGCGCAGCTTCCCTCTCGAGGGGCGGCCCAACGTCGTGGGCCGATGGACGGGGGACGACGTGCGGAGCCTGGCGATCTGCGGTCACGTCGACGTCGTGCCGCAGGGCGACGAGCAGCTCTGGTCGTTCCCGCCCTTCGATGCCGAAATCCGTGACGGCCGACTCTATGGGCGGGGATCGGCCGACATGAAGGCAGGGCTCGCGGCAGGCCTGGCCGCCTGTCGTGCGCTCCGTGAACTGGACGTCCGGCTGGCCGGCAGGCTCGAGTTCCATTCGGTCGTCGACGAGGAGGCCGGCGGTTTCGGCGCCATGGCCGTGGCCCGGGAGAGCCGCGGCCTCGGCGCCGTGCTCCTGACGGAGCCGAGCGGCGGTGCGATCCGGCCCTGGGCCGGCGGCCTCGAATGGGTCCGCGTCACGGTGCGTGGCCGCGCCGGCCATTCCGCTCGCCGCTTCGCCTCCATCTATCCGAGCGATCCCGCTGCGGCGACCGGTCCGCGCAGCGTCAATGCGATCGAGCTCGGCGTGCGGCTGCTCGCGAGCCTGCGCGACCTCGAAACCCACTGGGGCGTCACCAAGCACTTTCCGGGCATGCCGCCTGGCATGAACACGATCAGCCCCGGCGTGATGGTGGCGGGCTGCGGCGAGGGACCGGACGGGCTTCCGACCCTGCTCGCCAATCCCGCCATGGTGCCGGACATCTGCGTCGTCGATTTCGACCTGAAGTTCCTGCCGAACGAGACGTCAGCCGACATCCGCCGCGAATTCGAGACCTGGATCGCCCGTTTCGCCGCCTCCGATCCCTGGCTGAAGGATCATCCGCCCGAGGTCAGATGGCAGCTCGCCGATCTGCACTTCCCGCCGGTCGACACGCCTGTCGATCATCCGCTGGTCGCCGCATTGTCGGAGAGCGTCGCCCGTTCCGGCCGGACGCCCCAGATCGTCGGCAGTCTCGGCGTCACGGATGCTGCGCACTACGCGCCATACGGCATCGCGGCGGTGGTCTTCGGCCCCACCGGCGGCGCCCAGCACGGACCGGACGAGTATGTCGAGCTGTCGTCGGTGATCGAGACGGCCGAGACGCTCGTGGAGACGATCCTGCGCTATTGCGGCACAGCGTGACGGCCTTTCGCCTCACGACGCGAGCTGGCGCGAAAAACGCGTCGACAGAATGATCGACGACAGCGTCCGCTCCACGCCCTCGATCGCGCCGATATCGTCGATGCGCTGATCGAGGTCCTTGATCGACGTGGTCGCGAGGATGGCGATGAGGTCGAACGAGCCGCTGACCGAGTGAAGCGCGGCCACGGCCGTCATCCGCTCCAGCGCCGCACAGACGGTCCCGATCGACTTCGGGGCGATGGTGATGAGGACGTGGGCCCGCACCTGATCGGCCAGATAGCTGTCCGACAGCCGCAGTCCGTAGCCTTCGACGACGCCGGCCTCTTCCAGCCGCTTCAGCCGCACCTGCACCGTCGTGCGCGACAAACCCAGCATTTTGGCGAGGGTCGCGATGGGAGTGCGGGCGTTCGCCGCGAGCAGGGCGATGAGTTGCCGATCCTTGGCGGTGAGCTGAACGCGATTGGTCATTATGTTCAATCCGGCCTTGGATGTGATCAGAAATCCTTCCCACTCTGATCTGAGGGACGCTTCCTTTCAACCCGGTCGCCGGACGAGAGTTTTCTCCGGAACAGGAGGAAATGCGTCCATGAACAGGGTTGCAGTCGTCGGCGGCGGCAAGATCGGCAGCGCAATCGCCCTCATGCTGGCGGAGAGCGGCGACTACCGCGTCCACCTGGCGGACCAGGCGGAGCCGCGCCTGAAGGCCGTCGCCTCCCACCCCGCCATCTCCACGGCGACGATGGACCTGCAGGACGAGGCTCGGCTGCGCGACCATCTGGCGGGAGCCGCCGCAGTCGTATCGGCCGTTCCGTTCCACGCGACGGGGGCGGTGGCGCGTGCCGCTCGTGCCGCCGGCATCCACTACCTCGACCTGACCGAGGACGTGGCGGTGACGCGGGAGGTGGAGAGGCTGGCGGTCGAGGCTTCCAGCGCGCTCGTGCCGCAATGCGGCCTGGCCCCCGGGTTCATCTCGATCGTCGCTGCGGATCTGGCGCGGGGGTTCGACAGGCTCGACAGCCTGCGAATGCGGGTCGGCGCCCTGCCCCAGTTCCCCTCGAACGCGCTCAACTACAACCTCACCTGGAGCACCGAGGGTCTCATCAACGAATACATCGAGCCCTGCGAGGCGGTGGTCGAAGGCCGTGTGACGCTCGTGCCCGCGCTGGAAGAGCGCGAGGAATTCTCGCTCGACGGGGTGACCTACGAGGCGTTCAACACCTCGGGAGGGCTCGGCACCCTGGCCAAGACCTTCGAGGGCCGCGTCCGCACGATGAACTACCGCTCCATCCGCTATCCCGGACACCAGGCTCTGATGAAGGCTCTGCTGCAGGACCTGAACCTGCGCAACCGCCGTGACCTGCTCGCCGACATCCTCGAGAACGCCATTCCCGCCACGCAGCAGGACGTCATCGTCATCTTCATCACCGTTTGCGGCTGGCGCCAGGATCGCTTCGTCCAGGACAGTTTCGCCCAGAAGATCTATCCGCAGACGGTGGCCGGGCAGCCGATGAGCGCCATCCAGGTCACGACCTCCGCCGGCGCCTGCGCCGTGCTCGATCTCCTCCTGGAGGGCCGAATCCCGGCAAAGGGATTCGTGCGGCAAGAGGATGTGCCGCTCGATGCCTTCCTTGGAAACCGCTTCGGCCGCTTCTATTCGGCGGCGGCAGGCTAGGCCCGCTCGCGCGAGGATGGATCCGGTCCGAAGCGGGAGATCCCGGAGGGCGCCTGCGGCGTAAGCAGGGTGTTCCACCGGAGACCCCGCGATGCTCGCCGCGACGATGGCCGCCTTCCGCCGCCTCTGGGCCTATTTCGACGCGCCGACGCCGCGCGGCTCCATCGCCGCCTCCGTCGCCTTCATCGTCGTCTCCAACCAGCCCTTCTATCCGCTCTATCTCTATCTGCTGCTCGGCGGCCGCGCCTGGCCGGCGCTGCTGTCCTGGCTCTCCTTCCCGCTCTTTGCCGCCGTGCCCCGCCTGCTGCGCGGCGGCGAGGCGCGGGGAGCGGCGATGCTCATCCTCGCCGGCATCGGCAACACCGCGCTCTGCACGGCCGCCCTCGGCCCCGCCTCCGGCGTCGAGCTGTTCTACCTGCCCTGCCTCGTCCTGCCGCTGCTGACCCTCGCCGGCCGCGACCGGCTCGCCGGGCTGCTCGCGACCGCCCTGGCCGTCGCCGCCCTGATGGCGCTGGTGCGCCTCGCGGGCCTCGAGGGGTTCGCTGCCGTCACCGCGGACGAGATCGCCGCGCTCCGCCGCATCAATGCCTTCAGCGTCGCCGGCCTGCTCACCGTCATGGCCTTTCTGGCGCGCCGCCTGTGGCGACCGGGGGCCGCCGTCACGCCGGCTGGACGCTGATCCGGCGGGCGACCGCGACGCCGATGACGGCGGAGGCGGCCGTCAGGAACGTCCCCCACAACGTGTCGACGACGACGAGATTCCAGCTCCACAGCCGCAGGGTCGCGTGGTTGGTCAGCTCGTAGGTCATGTAGGCGAAGAAGCCGAAGGCCGCGCCGTTCACCGCAGCTGTCGCCAGCGACCCGTCGGCGAGGGCCGGCCGGCCGGCGAAATAGACGATGCCGGCGGGAAACAGCAGGTAGAAGAGGATCGCCGGGGCGAGGCGCGGCTCCTGCAGCAGCACGTCGCCTAGCACCGCCCGGAACATCGGCACGCCCGCCGTCATCAGATAGGGCACGTCGATGAGCACGAAGGCGAGGAAGGTGACGCCATAGGCGGTCGCGAGGCGGGCGGTCATGCTGCGGCTTCTCCAAGGGGGGCGTCGGCTCCGCACGGCGGTCGGCGCTGTCAACGGCTTACGCCGCCGCAGCAGCCCCGGACCACCCGGCCGCATGCGACCCCGTGACGCTCGCGCGGGCTTGGGCGCCCGCGCGTCGGCGGGCGTATATCTGCGACAGACAGGATGCGATCCGATGCAGCCGCCAACCGACAAGCCGACTGTCTACTACGACGGCTCCTGCCCCCTCTGCCGCGCGGAGATCGATCTCTACCGCCGGCAGGACGGTGAGCAGCGCCTGTGCTTCGTCGACGTCTCCGCGGCGGACGCGGCGCCGGCCCCCGGTCTCACGGCGCCGGAAGCCATGGCGCGGTTTCACCTGCGCGAGGCGGACGGCACGCTGCGGTCGGGCGCGGCGGCCTTCGTGGCACTCTGGTCGCACGTCCCGGGATGGCGCTGGCTTGCCCGGATCGCGCGCCTTCCCGGCGTCACCCCGGTTCTCGAAGGCGCCTATCGCCTGTTCCTGCCGGTGAGGCCCCGCCTCTCCCGCGCCTTCGGGCGCTGGCAGGCGCGCCGCCGCCTCAGGGCCTGATCCGGCCCGCCACCCGCCAGCCGGGCCCGTCCCGCTCCAGCACGATGCCCTCGCCGGAGGCGGGGAAGATGCCGGTCAGGGCCGTGATGTTGACCTGATGGGTGACGACGACCAGCGCGCCGGGCCCGCTCCAGCGGGAGAGCACCGCGCGCGCCGCAGTGGTGCGGGCAGGTCCCGCGGCGCGGTCGCCGAAGAACGAGTTGAAGGCCGCCTCGTCGCTCACCCGTCCGGGAAAGGCGAGGGCGGCGGTCTCGCGCGTGCGGCACCATTGCGAGGTCAGCACCGCACCGACGGCAATGCCGCGGCCGGCGAAGGCGGCGCCGATCCGCCGCGCCTGGTCGCGTCCCGCCGCGTCGAGATTGCGTTGGGTGGCGCAGTCGCCGATCCGCATGCCCGGCGGGTCGCCGCCGCCTGGCGCATTGGCGTGGCGAAACAGCACCACGCCGCCGCCGGCGAGCACCTCCCAGGCGCGCGCCTCGCCCTGCGCCGAGGCCGGTGCCGGCAGAGCCGCCGCGATCAGCAGCAGCACCGCCCGGGCGAAGGTGCCGGATCGCGCGGCGATCGCCATGAAGAGGACATGTGTCATGGCTTCCGCTACGCCGGAAAGCGGCGCGGGGATCCCTTGCACACGCCGAGGTGATCGGCCTCAGAACCGCTCCGGCCGGATCACCTCGACATCGGTGACCCAGACCAGCAGGCCGTGGCTGTCGAGGAGCGGCGTCAGCGCCTCCACCAGCTCGCCCGCATGGGTTTCGGTGGTGATGGTGAAGACCAGCGCCTTGGCGGAGGCCCCGGCGATCTGGTCGTCCGACCAGGCGTTGAGCCGCCCGCCGCCCGCCGCCACCGGCAGCACCGTCCAGCCGGTCACGCCGCAGCGCTTCACCACCTCGACGATGCGTCGCACCAGCGGCTGGTCCGCGAGAATCTCCACCTTCTTGCGTCGGGCCGTGCTGTTCATGACGCCAACCACCGTGCGAGGAGCGACACGGCGGGAATGCCGAGCGCGATGTTGAAGGGGAAGGTCACCGCCAGCGACATGGCGAGCGACAGGCCGGCATCGGCCTGCGGCAGGGCGAGGCGCATGGCCGCCGGCACGGCGATGTAGGAGGCGCTGGCGGCGAGGATGCCGAGGGCTGCCGCCGAGCCCGCATCGAGCCCGATGAGGTGGCCGACGACCGTACCGACCGTGCCGTTCATCACCGGCATGAGGATGCCGAGGCCGGCGAGGCGAAGGGTCAGCGACCGCGTCTCGCGCAGCCTGCGGATGGCGATCAGCCCCATGTCGAGGAGGAAGAGGCAGAGGATGCCGCGGAAGCCGCCGTCGAAGACCGGCGCGATCGGGGCGAAGCCCTCCTTGCCGACGACGAGGCCGATGGCGAAGCTGCCGAGCAGCAGCACCACCGTGCCGTTGAGCAGGGTCTCGCGCAAGAGCTCGCCGCGCTCCTCGGCGTCGGAGGAGCCGGCCCCCTTGGCGAGGACCAGGCCGGCGATGATGGCCGGCGTCTCCATCAGCGCCAGCACCGCCACCATGAACCCCGCCGGCGCCATGCCCGCCGCCTTCAGCATCTCGCTGCCCGCCACGAAGGTGACGACGCTGACCGAGCCGTAATGGGCCGCAACCGCCGCCGCGTCGATCCGGCCGAGCCGGCCGATGCCGCGCAGCAGCGCGAAGGCGGCGAGCGGGATGAGGCAGCTCAGCGCCAGCCCGGCGGCCGCAGCCGCGGCCATGGTGGCTGAGAAGCCGCCCTCCGCCACCTGCACGCCGCCCTTCAGGCCGATGGCGGCCATCAGGTAGAGCGCCATCCCCTTGGCGATGGGCTCGGGAATGGCGAGGTCGGAGCGGGCGGCGGCGGCTAGAGCGCCGAGCACGAAAAAGAGAATGACGGGCGAGAGGAGAACGTCCATGGCGCGACCTTATCCGGATCCGCGGAGAGCTATGGTCCGCCGCCGGCCGGTCTTCCACAGCCGGGAGAGCCCGTCGGCTGCGACCAACCGCCTCAGCGGCTCTCGTCCGGCCGGTCGCGGTGCTCGAAGCGGCGGCGCAGCGGCTCGGAAATGCCGGTGCAGGTCTTGGCCGCCGGCCGCCGGAAGGTGCCGGTCGTCGCTTTGGCGGGCTTCAGCGCCGCCAGGGCCTCCGCCTGTTTCACCGCCGCCTGGATGCCGTCGACGAGCGGCACGGGCACCCGGTCGCGCACCGTCTGGGCGAGGCCGGAGAGCGGCGCCCCGGCGAGGATGACGACGTCCGCCTCGTGCTCGGCGACCACCCGGTTGGCGAGGTCGACGAGGGCGGCCTCCTTCTCCTCCTGCACGTCGGCGAGCGAGGTGAAGGCGCCCTGCAGCGCGAAGATGCCGGCGCAACGGCCGCGCAGCCCGTTCCAGTCGAGGCACTCGTGATACCAAGGCACGAGGCCGCCGGAAAAGGTGACGATGGCGAAGGAACGGCCGAGCATGCAGGCCGTCAGCATGGCCGCCTCCGCCATGCCGACCACGGGAATGTCGAAGAGCTCGCGCGCTCCGCCGAGGCCCGGATCGCCGAAGGCGGCGATGACGGCGGCGTCCACCCCCTCATGCGCCTCCGCCAGCATGTCCAGCGCCACGCCGGCGCCCACCACCGCATCGGCGCGGGTGGCGATATAGGGCACCCCGCGCGGCGCGGTCATGGGGACGAGCTCCGTTCCCGGCGCCTTCACGGCGGCGGCCGCCGCCATCAGGCGGTCGGTGACCGTGGCGCTGGTATTGGGATTGGCGATGAGGAGGCGCATGGGTCGTCTCGGCGTGGGGAGGCGGGAACGTTCGCCAGTGGTAACGGCTCGCCCCGGCGTGGTCATCCCTCATCGTGCTGAGCCGAAAGCCCGCGTCCTGCGTAGGAAGGCATGGAGGCGCGCCCGCAGGGCGGCCGAACGGGCGGCGGCAGGGGGCGGCGATGGCGAAAGACACGGCGAAGGACTTGGCGAATGACGGGAATGCGGCCATGCCCGCCGTCACCCTCTGGCTGGGCATCGGCGGCCTGGCGCCGTTCCTGATCCTGGCCGTGGCGCTTCTCGCCGGCGCCACCCTGCCGCTGATCGGCGGCGAGGCGGCGATCCGGGCGGCCCTGATGGCCTATGCCGTCGCCATCCTGTCCTTCCTCGGCGGCGTGCGCTGGGGGATCGCCATGGGCTATTCCGACGGCAGGTTGGCGGTGCGCGATTTCGTCATCGCCGTCGTCCCTGCCATCGTCGGCTGGGGAGCGGCGCTGTTGCCGGCGGCGACGGGCCTGTGGGTCATGACCCTCGCCTTCGTGCTGCTCGGCCTGATGGACTACGGCCTCGCCTGCCGCACGGTGGCGCCCGAATGGTACGGGCGTCTGCGGCTGGCGCTGACCGGGATCGTCTCCGCGGCGCTGGCCGCGGCGGCCCTCGCCTGAGGGCGGGGCCTCAGGCGACCCTGGCGCGGCGCGCGCGGCTCTTCGGCAGGGCGGCGGCCGCCGCGCGATCGCGCGCGTCCCGGTCCTCGCGGGCGAGACGGAGCTCGCGCAGCTTGGCGGTGTTGGCGGAGCGGGCGCTGTTGGAATCGGCGATGTCGGAGAAGACGCGATCACGGGTGATCGACTGCTTCTGGACCTTCAGGAAGGCGGCGTTGGCCTTCTGCTGCGACGGCGACATGTCGTTCATGGGACGGTCCTTTCGGGTGTCGGCGGCCGTCACGGCCGCGGGAAACAAAAAAGGCCAGGCGTGAGCCCGGCCTTCCCTATCAATTCGCCCTGTCGCTGGTCCCAGTACATCCGTGGTGACCGGACGAAGGCGAAGTGCAATCAAGCGGCCTGGAGCTGTTCGGCCGCCATCTTGCCCGACTTGTTGTCGCGCATGATTTCGAAGCCGAGCTTCTGGCCCTCGACGATGTCGCGCATTCCGGCGCGCTCGACGGCGGAAATGTGGACGAAGACGTCGGCGCCGCCGTCATCCGGCTGAATGAAGCCGAAACCCTTGGTGGCGTTGAACCATTTCACTGTGCCGGTGGTCATGACAAACCCTCCCTTTTGGCAATGGAAGACCTCCGCGCGGAAGCGCGTCGGGGTAGAACGATTTTCGAAAGGGGAAGTTCGTCAGGAGCGCGCCGAAGCGGCAATAAACAAAGTTCAGCCGAGCAAACATCGATGCCCTCTTGTAGGGGCTTTTTACGGCCAAGGCAAGACAAATATTCTCCTGATCTTTTTGATGCGCCGGCAAGCGCTGCGCTCGACGGCGAAAATCATGAAAAATAGTGTCGCAAACTGACGCCTATCCGCGCGTCGGCGCCGCCCGGTCGCCCTCGCCGAGAGGCCGCTGCATCAGGACGCAATCGACCCAGCGGTCGAGTTTCCAGCCGATGGAGGGCAGAACGCCGACCACGGTGAAGCCGCAGGCGCGGTGCAGCGCGATCGAGCCGTGGTTGCCCAAATTGCCGATGACCGCGATCATCTGCCGGTAGCCGCGCTCCGTGCACTCGTCGATCAGCCGGGTCAGCAGCGCCTTGCCGACGCCCCGGCCCTTGGCGGCGGGGGCCACATAGACCGAGTTTTCGCAGGCGAAACGATAGCCCGGCCGGCTCCGGTAGGCGCTGGCATAGGCATAGCCCACCACCGCGCCGTCGATCTCCGCGACCAGATAGGGGTAGCCGCCTGCGAGGACGGCCTGCTGCCGCTTCGCCATCTCCGCTTCATCCGGCGGCTCATATTCGAAGGAGGCGATCCCCTCCGCGACGTTCGGCCCGTAGATGGCGGTGATGGCCGGGATGTCGGCCGGCGTCGCGGGGCGGAGGGAGAAGGAAGGGGATGCCGACACGAATGACCTCGACAGGGGAGCGGCGCACCCGTTCTTCCGCCGCGCGGCAGCGGCACAAGCGGGCTCGGATCGTCACAATCATCGCCATTTGCAGAGCGCCGCGCACGCCGCTGCCGGGCTGAGTGTCAGTTGCGTCGGCCGAAGACGATGGTGGCATCCGGCGAACGGGCTGGCGGCTGGAAATTGACCCAGAACCGGGCCGGGAGGCGCACCGGATCGCCGCCCGGATTGAATTCGAAATAGTTCTTTCGGTCCGTGGAGAAGCTGAGGCTCGCGCCCGCGTCCCTGCGCACGTTCACGTTCCAGCAGTGCCGCTGATAGCAGTAGGTGGCCCGCGTCGGCGTATTGAACTGGATCCGGCTGACATTGTTGGGGTCGTTCATGGCCCTGTAGACGCCGTGCCACGTCCAGCGCCCCTCGTAATATTCGCGCCTCATGTCGATGGATTGGGCCGACGCTGCGGCCGACGCAAGGAGCAGCAGGGCGAACCCGGTGGAACCGCTCCGCCGCAACGCGCGGGCGCTCATGGTCGGGATGCAGATCGGCATGCAGGCCCCCGGCGTGCGGAATGGTCAGGACGGATGGGAGTGGCGAAATCCGACCATCGCACTGCAAAATGACAAGCCGGGGGGACGGTCGTCAATAGGCCCGCGACGCGAGACTGCACGTGCGGCGAAGGTATCGGCGGGAGGGCTTCAGCCGACGGTCGCGAGAGCGCGAAGCAGCGCTGCGACGGGCGCCTCAGCTCACGCGCACGAAGCGGCGGATGCGCGAGCGGGGCTTGGCGATGCGGCGGGTGACGGTGACGCCGCGGGTCGAGATCTCGATGCGGCGGTCCTGCGTCGGAACGAAGAACCGGGCGGTCTCGGATGCGCCGTCCACCTTCAGGAAGTCGGAGTCGTTGGCGCGCATGATCGATTTCACCGAACCGAAGGTCATGCGAAACTCCCCGCCACGAACGGACGACCGACTTGAAGAAAAATGGAGCGGGAGAAGGGATTCGAACCCTCGACCCCAACCTTGGCAAGGTTGTGCTCTACCCCTGAGCTACTCCCGCATCCGGGTACCCGCCAGCGCCTGGGCGCCAGGGGAGGGCGGTTCTATGCCAAAGGACGCCGGGGATTGCAATGGCCTGTTTTGACTTTTTTCGACGGGCCCCGGGAGGTGCCCTGGCATCCGGACTTTGACGGGTGGAGGGAGGCCCGCTATCCCCGTCGGGTGCCGCGGGTGCGGCAGAGGCGGAGCCAGGCATGGGATCGGGATTTCTCGCGCTGACCGCGGCGGCGCGCTACCGGCTGATGGATGCGACCGTTCCCGCGGCTCTGGTCGAGGGCGCCGGCGGCTGGCCGGTGCGCGACGATCTCGTGCGCGCCGACATCCTCGTGGTGGACGGCATCGTCGCGGCCGTGGATGCGGCGGGAGCCGTTCCCACGGCGCCGGGCGTGGTGCCGGTCCTCATCGACGGCTCTATGGTCCTGCCCTGTTTCGTCGACGCCCATACCCATCTCGACAAGGGGCACATCTGGCCGCGCACGCCCAATCCCGACGGCACCTTCCCGGGCGCGCTCGCGGCGGTGGCGGCCGACCGGGCCGCGCACTGGTCCGCCGCCGACGTCGAGGCGCGCATGACCTTCGCGCTGAAATCCGCCTTCGCCTACGGCACCGCCGCGATCCGCACCCACATCGATTCGCTCCCCGCCCAGATCGACATCTCCTGGCCGGTCTTCGCGGCGCTGCGCGAGGCCTGGCGCGGCCGCGTCGATCTGCAGGCCTCCTCGCTCTGCGGCATCGACGTCGCCGTGGAGGAGGGCTACCTGCCGCGCATCGCCGCGGTCGCGTCGCGCTTCGGCGGCGGACTCGGCTGCGTCACCTACATGTCGCCGAACCTGCCGGGCGGGCTGGAGGCGATCTTCTCGACCGCCCGAGAGGCCGGCCTGCCGCTCGACTTCCACGTCGACGAGACCCTCGACCCCGGCGCCCATTCGCTGCGCCTCATCGCCGAGGCGGCCATCCGCCACGGCTGGTCCTCCGCCGGGCTTGGCCGCATCGTCGTCGGCCATTGCTGCTCGCTCTCGGCGCAGCCGGAAGCGGAGGTGGAGCGGACGCTGGACCTCGTCGCCGAGGCGGGCATCGCCGTGGTGTCGCTGCCCATGTGCAACATGTACCTGCAGGACCGCCGCGCCGGTCTGACGCCGCGCCGCCGCGGCGTCACCCTGCTGCACGAGATGAAGGCGCGCGGCATTCCGGTGATGGTGGCGAGCGACAACACCCGCGACCCCTTCTACGCCTATGGCGACCTCGACATGCTGGAGACCTATCGCGAGGCGACGCGGATTCTCCACTTCGACCATCCCGTCGGCGACTGGCCGCGCGCCGCCACCGCGACGCCCGCCGAGGCCTGCGGCTTCGCCGGCCGCGGCCGCATCGCCGCCGGCACGGCGGCCGATCTCGTCGTCGTCCGCGGCCGCACCTGGACCGAACTCCTGTCGCGCCCCCAGTCCGACCGCACGGTCATCCGCGCCGGGCGCGCCATCGACACCACGCTTCCCGACTATCGCGACCTCGACACGCTTTGGAGCTGACCCCATGACGACAGGCGAGACGCAGAAAGGCGCTTCCTCCGGCGACGCCCGGCCGCGCTACGACATCGACGGCCTGAAGGCCAAGCTCGCCGGCATCAAGACCGAGGACAACGCCAATCTGGTCCGCCAGAAGAGCCGCGACTTCTACTGGTACTCGCCGACGCTCAAGCGGCAGCTCGACCACGTCGTCGGCGACCTCATCGTCTCCCCGGTGAGCGAACAGGAGGTGGTGCGCGTGCTCGCCGCCGCCCACGAGCTCGGCATCCCCGTCACGCCGCGCGGCACCGGCACCGGCAATTACGGCCAGGCCATGCCGCTCTCCGGGGGCGTCGTCCTCGACCTTTCCGGCATGAACAAGGTGCTCACCGTCCAGCCCGGCCGCTTCGTCGCCGAGGCCGGCGCCGTCATCGCCGACATCGACAAGGTGGCGCGGCCGCAGGCGCAGGAAATCCGCATGCACCCCTCCACCTATGCCACGGCCTCGGTGGGCGGCTTCATCGCCGGCGGCTCGGGTGGCGTCGGCTCCATCACCTGG contains:
- a CDS encoding M20 family metallopeptidase, producing MTDRRDFDALIERAKAAVRADAPRTTELLRRLVRIPSVNPKFLADPALNREADVQDLIEAELTATGFATSRSFPLEGRPNVVGRWTGDDVRSLAICGHVDVVPQGDEQLWSFPPFDAEIRDGRLYGRGSADMKAGLAAGLAACRALRELDVRLAGRLEFHSVVDEEAGGFGAMAVARESRGLGAVLLTEPSGGAIRPWAGGLEWVRVTVRGRAGHSARRFASIYPSDPAAATGPRSVNAIELGVRLLASLRDLETHWGVTKHFPGMPPGMNTISPGVMVAGCGEGPDGLPTLLANPAMVPDICVVDFDLKFLPNETSADIRREFETWIARFAASDPWLKDHPPEVRWQLADLHFPPVDTPVDHPLVAALSESVARSGRTPQIVGSLGVTDAAHYAPYGIAAVVFGPTGGAQHGPDEYVELSSVIETAETLVETILRYCGTA
- a CDS encoding Lrp/AsnC family transcriptional regulator; translation: MTNRVQLTAKDRQLIALLAANARTPIATLAKMLGLSRTTVQVRLKRLEEAGVVEGYGLRLSDSYLADQVRAHVLITIAPKSIGTVCAALERMTAVAALHSVSGSFDLIAILATTSIKDLDQRIDDIGAIEGVERTLSSIILSTRFSRQLAS
- a CDS encoding saccharopine dehydrogenase family protein, producing MNRVAVVGGGKIGSAIALMLAESGDYRVHLADQAEPRLKAVASHPAISTATMDLQDEARLRDHLAGAAAVVSAVPFHATGAVARAARAAGIHYLDLTEDVAVTREVERLAVEASSALVPQCGLAPGFISIVAADLARGFDRLDSLRMRVGALPQFPSNALNYNLTWSTEGLINEYIEPCEAVVEGRVTLVPALEEREEFSLDGVTYEAFNTSGGLGTLAKTFEGRVRTMNYRSIRYPGHQALMKALLQDLNLRNRRDLLADILENAIPATQQDVIVIFITVCGWRQDRFVQDSFAQKIYPQTVAGQPMSAIQVTTSAGACAVLDLLLEGRIPAKGFVRQEDVPLDAFLGNRFGRFYSAAAG
- a CDS encoding DUF2177 family protein — protein: MTARLATAYGVTFLAFVLIDVPYLMTAGVPMFRAVLGDVLLQEPRLAPAILFYLLFPAGIVYFAGRPALADGSLATAAVNGAAFGFFAYMTYELTNHATLRLWSWNLVVVDTLWGTFLTAASAVIGVAVARRISVQPA
- a CDS encoding thiol-disulfide oxidoreductase DCC family protein, giving the protein MQPPTDKPTVYYDGSCPLCRAEIDLYRRQDGEQRLCFVDVSAADAAPAPGLTAPEAMARFHLREADGTLRSGAAAFVALWSHVPGWRWLARIARLPGVTPVLEGAYRLFLPVRPRLSRAFGRWQARRRLRA
- a CDS encoding histidine phosphatase family protein; protein product: MTHVLFMAIAARSGTFARAVLLLIAAALPAPASAQGEARAWEVLAGGGVVLFRHANAPGGGDPPGMRIGDCATQRNLDAAGRDQARRIGAAFAGRGIAVGAVLTSQWCRTRETAALAFPGRVSDEAAFNSFFGDRAAGPARTTAARAVLSRWSGPGALVVVTHQVNITALTGIFPASGEGIVLERDGPGWRVAGRIRP
- a CDS encoding P-II family nitrogen regulator; the encoded protein is MNSTARRKKVEILADQPLVRRIVEVVKRCGVTGWTVLPVAAGGGRLNAWSDDQIAGASAKALVFTITTETHAGELVEALTPLLDSHGLLVWVTDVEVIRPERF
- a CDS encoding sodium-dependent bicarbonate transport family permease — translated: MDVLLSPVILFFVLGALAAAARSDLAIPEPIAKGMALYLMAAIGLKGGVQVAEGGFSATMAAAAAAGLALSCLIPLAAFALLRGIGRLGRIDAAAVAAHYGSVSVVTFVAGSEMLKAAGMAPAGFMVAVLALMETPAIIAGLVLAKGAGSSDAEERGELLRETLLNGTVVLLLGSFAIGLVVGKEGFAPIAPVFDGGFRGILCLFLLDMGLIAIRRLRETRSLTLRLAGLGILMPVMNGTVGTVVGHLIGLDAGSAAALGILAASASYIAVPAAMRLALPQADAGLSLAMSLAVTFPFNIALGIPAVSLLARWLAS
- a CDS encoding aspartate/glutamate racemase family protein; protein product: MRLLIANPNTSATVTDRLMAAAAAVKAPGTELVPMTAPRGVPYIATRADAVVGAGVALDMLAEAHEGVDAAVIAAFGDPGLGGARELFDIPVVGMAEAAMLTACMLGRSFAIVTFSGGLVPWYHECLDWNGLRGRCAGIFALQGAFTSLADVQEEKEAALVDLANRVVAEHEADVVILAGAPLSGLAQTVRDRVPVPLVDGIQAAVKQAEALAALKPAKATTGTFRRPAAKTCTGISEPLRRRFEHRDRPDESR
- a CDS encoding DUF3429 domain-containing protein, whose amino-acid sequence is MPAVTLWLGIGGLAPFLILAVALLAGATLPLIGGEAAIRAALMAYAVAILSFLGGVRWGIAMGYSDGRLAVRDFVIAVVPAIVGWGAALLPAATGLWVMTLAFVLLGLMDYGLACRTVAPEWYGRLRLALTGIVSAALAAAALA
- a CDS encoding cold-shock protein, whose protein sequence is MTTGTVKWFNATKGFGFIQPDDGGADVFVHISAVERAGMRDIVEGQKLGFEIMRDNKSGKMAAEQLQAA
- a CDS encoding GNAT family N-acetyltransferase, producing the protein MSASPSFSLRPATPADIPAITAIYGPNVAEGIASFEYEPPDEAEMAKRQQAVLAGGYPYLVAEIDGAVVGYAYASAYRSRPGYRFACENSVYVAPAAKGRGVGKALLTRLIDECTERGYRQMIAVIGNLGNHGSIALHRACGFTVVGVLPSIGWKLDRWVDCVLMQRPLGEGDRAAPTRG